In the Pseudorasbora parva isolate DD20220531a chromosome 23, ASM2467924v1, whole genome shotgun sequence genome, one interval contains:
- the LOC137062009 gene encoding interleukin-1 beta-like: MACDRYDITFASDDLSETDSAVYSDSAESDEMDCPDAPPISCQCNMPEGIKLEMWRHSSRMKHVVNIIIALKRMKNVKPKSSEFGEEEVLDFIMDRVIQERRINRAEVTIPSYTKLSKTLQCNVCDQFKKTLVQSPGSPHLLAVTLREGSSQYKVQFSLSMYASPSSGPNASQPVCLAISKSNLYLACTLVGSSPHLILKEINGTLNNIKVGDQNDNLLFFRKETGVANNTFESVKYPGWFISTAYEDYEPVEMCQMQSSRYTSFTLEKKELIQN; this comes from the exons ATGGCATGCGACCGATATGACATAACTTTCGCCTCTGATGA CTTATCTGAGACAGACAGTGCGGTTTACTCTGACAGTGCCGAGTCGGATGAGATGGACTGCCCTGATGCCCCACCCATC AGCTGCCAATGCAACATGCCCGAAGGCATCAAATTGGAAATGTGGAGGCATTCCTCCAGAATGAAGCATGTGGTGAACATCATCATTGCTCTGAAGAGGATGAAGAACGTCAAGCCCAAGTCTTCAGAGTTTGGTGAAGAAGAGGTGCTTGACTTCATCATGGACCGTGTGATCCAAG AGCGTCGGATTAATCGGGCTGAGGTAACGATACCATCTTACACCAAGCTCAGCAAGACCTTGCAGTGCAACGTTTGTGATCAGTTCAAGAAGACTCTGGTGCAAAGCCCCGGATCTCCTCATTTGCTGGCTGTGACGCTGAGAGAGGGAAGCAGTCAATACAAAG ttcAATTCAGTCTGTCGATGTATGCATCTCCGAGTTCCGGGCCGAATGCATCCCAGCCTGTGTGCCTGGCCATTTCCAAGAGCAATCTCTACCTTGCTTGTACCCTGGTTGGTTCTTCCCCCCACCTGATCTTGAAG gagATCAATGGAACCCTAAACAACATTAAAGTCGGTGACCAGAATGACAACCTCTTGTTCTTCAGGAAAGAGACCGGCGTGGCCAATAACACTTTTGAATCTGTTAAATATCCTGGATGGTTCATTAGCACTGCTTATGAGGACTACGAGCCGGTGGAAATGTGCCAGATGCAGAGTAGCAGATACACAAGCTTCACGCTGGAGAAGAAAGAATTAATCCAGAATTAA